The Priestia megaterium NBRC 15308 = ATCC 14581 region TCAGAGGTCTTTCCTATAATAAATGTAGGAAAACTTTCCAAAGGAGAATTTTATGCTTGAATTAGAGGCTATTCAAAGCAGGGCCATTGAAAAAACTAAACATACATTACTACAGGATATAAAAAGCGTACTAGGTGAACAAGACGAATGTCCGAATTTAGAGACGTATTTAACAGACAGGCATTCTTTTATTAAGAAAGCCTGGGGGACTGCGTGGAGAAAAATTGCTGTTTCTTCTGTATCTAAGAAAAACAGAAGATCGTATTTAACAGAAAGAGGCTTTGAGATAAAAGGATATAAACCTCAAGCTATCGATAAGTTATTTGCTAAAGAAACGAGAAAAGGTATGGAGTTTGATGCTTTTTCTTGGTTAAAAGAGCAATACGGAAATGGCAATAAAGCAGAGTGGCTGTCTCTATACGGAGAAGCAAGAGCTGAATTTGCCAAAAAAGAAGAAGAAAGAAAAGAGAAAGAAAGACAGCAAAGTATTAATGATCGAAAAGCCAGGTATCAATTACAGTTAAATTTAGAAGCGGCTCCTATTTTGGAAGTAAACAAAGAGCTGTATTATCTACATATAAGAGAACAGCTTTCACATCAGCTATCAAAAGATATTGAAACAAACTCAAAATATATTGAAAACTATGCGCCGCATACTGAGCTTGAAGATGAATTAATAGAAAACGGTGATTTAACACGTCATGATTATGAAACGGTTCATGACTTTTTTCAAGAGCTCACCGGCGGCGTAAGCTCAGAATTAGACCGATACTCAACGATTATCTTATTTGAAACGTATGAAGATGTATACGAGGTATTTATCACCGATAAGATTTATGAAATCATTCCAACTATGATTATGGATGACCTTCCTGCTTCATTTAAAGAAGAATATAAATCCTATACAAATGCTTCGGTAACACGAATGGACATTATAAAAGCACTTAGAAGTGATTTATCGGATTTGGTCTATGAATATAAAAGAATGCTTGTAGAAGAAAAGCTTTCCCATGTACTAGAAGTTTCAGATCACAACTTAACGATCGAAGAGCATCAAGAGAGATATCAACAGCAGCTGGAAGAAAGAAGATTACAACAAGAACGTGAACGTGAAGAAAAGAAAAAGCTGATTGAAGAAGAACAGCGACAGTTAAATTATATTTTTGGTGCAGAATACGAAATGGACCCAAGAAAAGAGACGGAATACATTCTTCATCTCGGTGATACAAACACAGGAAAAACGTATACAGCATTAAAATCATTAAAAAAAGCTGCTTCGGGTAGTTACTTAGCGCCGCTTCGCCTGTTAGCTTTAGAAGTTTTTGAAAAGCTGAACAAAGACGGAGTCCCTTGTTCGTTAAAAACAGGTGAAGAAGAAAAGATTGTTGAAGACGCTCAGCACATGGCTGGTACCGTAGAGATGTTTAGTGAATTAGAACATGGCGATGTAACCGTAATTGATGAAGCACAAATGATTCAAGACAGAGACCGAGGGTTTTCATGGTATAAAGCCATCACTCGAGCTAATGCCAAACAAGTTCATGTGATTGGGAGTTTAAGCATTCGAAGTATGTTAGAAGAGATGCTTGACGGTGTGATCTCAGAAATTCATGAGTATGAAAGAGATATACCTTTAAAAGTAGATCTTCGAAAGTTCAAAATTGAACAAGTGAAACCCGCAGATGCTTTAATTGTTTTCTCGCGTAAAAAAGTGCTCCAGACAGCGGCTAAGCTAGAAAAAGATGGTCATAAAGTTAGCGTGATTTATGGAAGTATGCCGCCTGAAACGAGAAGAAAACAAATTGAGCAGTTCATTAATAGAGAAACAAATGTCATTGTGTCTACAGATGCAATTGGAATGGGGTTAAATCTTCCAATTAGACGAATTGTCCTTTTAGAAAACATGAAGTTTGACGGACAAAAGAGGAGATTGTTGACTTCTCAAGAGTTAAAGCAGATTGCAGGTCGTGCTGGAAGGAAGGGTCTCTATAATGTAGGAGAAGTTGCATTCGCTAAAGATGCAAAGCAAATGAGAGAACTGTTATTTTCAACAGACGAGCAAATCAGTAAATTTTCTATTGCGCCTACTTCAGATATGCTAAGAAGATTTAAAGAATATCATCATGATCTCGGAACGTTTTTTGACATGTGGGCTAAATTTAAAAATCCAAAAGGTACACAAAAATCAAACCTGGCACAAGAACGTGAGCTTTATGAGGAAGT contains the following coding sequences:
- a CDS encoding helicase-related protein, with the translated sequence MLELEAIQSRAIEKTKHTLLQDIKSVLGEQDECPNLETYLTDRHSFIKKAWGTAWRKIAVSSVSKKNRRSYLTERGFEIKGYKPQAIDKLFAKETRKGMEFDAFSWLKEQYGNGNKAEWLSLYGEARAEFAKKEEERKEKERQQSINDRKARYQLQLNLEAAPILEVNKELYYLHIREQLSHQLSKDIETNSKYIENYAPHTELEDELIENGDLTRHDYETVHDFFQELTGGVSSELDRYSTIILFETYEDVYEVFITDKIYEIIPTMIMDDLPASFKEEYKSYTNASVTRMDIIKALRSDLSDLVYEYKRMLVEEKLSHVLEVSDHNLTIEEHQERYQQQLEERRLQQEREREEKKKLIEEEQRQLNYIFGAEYEMDPRKETEYILHLGDTNTGKTYTALKSLKKAASGSYLAPLRLLALEVFEKLNKDGVPCSLKTGEEEKIVEDAQHMAGTVEMFSELEHGDVTVIDEAQMIQDRDRGFSWYKAITRANAKQVHVIGSLSIRSMLEEMLDGVISEIHEYERDIPLKVDLRKFKIEQVKPADALIVFSRKKVLQTAAKLEKDGHKVSVIYGSMPPETRRKQIEQFINRETNVIVSTDAIGMGLNLPIRRIVLLENMKFDGQKRRLLTSQELKQIAGRAGRKGLYNVGEVAFAKDAKQMRELLFSTDEQISKFSIAPTSDMLRRFKEYHHDLGTFFDMWAKFKNPKGTQKSNLAQERELYEEVKDTLIEAKMPIVDLYGYLQLPFSAKESSLKKQWVASMNAIVNREELPEPRIIEGSLEKLELSYKAIGLHLLFLYRMDRRPEAIYWERVREELTDKIHNVLRKDMKKFKRTCSACSKDLPWNHDHAICDSCFHKRFRRRYGDEDFNY